One window from the genome of Cyclobacterium amurskyense encodes:
- the pruA gene encoding L-glutamate gamma-semialdehyde dehydrogenase, with translation MLKGFFNVPEPSNEPVRNYAPGSKERGSLQAALKAARDQVVDIPMYIGSEEVKTGTTTAIYPPHDRQHQIGQFHSGDKGHVTQAINAALGAKPAWENMQWEQRAAIFLKIADLLAGPYRDKINAATMLGQSKNAYQAEIDAACELIDFLRFNVKFMTEIYAQQPPISGNGVWNRLEQRPLEGFVFAITPFNFTAIAGNLPTAPAMMGNTVVWKPAETQIYSAKVLMEVFKEAGLPDGVINLIYVEGPDAGDVVFSHPDFAGLHFTGSTGVFQFLWKLIGNNISKYKTYPRIVGETGGKDFVIAHKSADPKALATALSRGAFEFQGQKCSAASRAYIPSNLWESVKEYLLEDLASMKMGGTEDFGNFINAVIDEKAFDKISGYIEAAKTAPNVEILAGGNCDKTKGFFIEPTVILVHDPMYKTMVEEIFGPVLTIYVYQANHFEEALELVDQSSPYALTGAIFSKDRYAVEMATSKLRHAAGNFYINDKPTGAVVGQQPFGGSRASGTNDKAGSMINLLRWVSPRTIKETFVSATDYRYPFLESEK, from the coding sequence ATGCTAAAAGGCTTTTTTAATGTACCAGAACCAAGCAATGAACCCGTCAGAAATTATGCTCCGGGATCCAAGGAGAGGGGTTCTTTACAGGCTGCCTTAAAAGCAGCTCGTGACCAAGTAGTAGATATTCCGATGTATATCGGGAGTGAAGAAGTAAAAACCGGAACGACTACCGCTATCTACCCTCCACATGATAGACAGCACCAAATTGGGCAATTCCACTCCGGAGACAAAGGACATGTCACACAAGCCATAAATGCAGCCCTAGGAGCCAAACCTGCCTGGGAAAACATGCAATGGGAACAAAGAGCTGCTATATTTCTAAAAATTGCAGACCTGCTAGCAGGTCCCTACCGTGATAAAATCAATGCCGCAACCATGCTTGGGCAATCGAAAAATGCCTATCAGGCAGAAATAGATGCGGCCTGTGAATTGATAGATTTCTTGAGGTTCAATGTCAAATTCATGACAGAGATCTATGCCCAACAACCTCCTATTAGTGGAAATGGGGTCTGGAATAGATTAGAGCAAAGGCCTTTGGAAGGCTTTGTTTTTGCCATTACTCCCTTCAACTTCACAGCCATAGCAGGGAATCTACCCACCGCACCAGCCATGATGGGGAATACGGTGGTTTGGAAACCTGCCGAAACTCAGATTTACTCTGCCAAGGTATTGATGGAGGTTTTTAAGGAAGCAGGTTTGCCTGATGGGGTAATCAATCTGATCTATGTGGAAGGCCCTGATGCAGGTGATGTAGTATTTTCGCATCCTGATTTTGCGGGACTTCATTTCACCGGATCTACAGGAGTTTTTCAATTCCTATGGAAACTTATTGGAAATAATATTTCCAAGTATAAAACCTATCCGAGAATAGTCGGAGAGACAGGTGGTAAAGACTTTGTAATTGCTCATAAATCTGCTGACCCAAAAGCATTGGCCACAGCATTGAGCCGTGGAGCTTTTGAGTTTCAAGGACAGAAATGTAGTGCAGCCTCCAGGGCTTATATCCCCTCTAATCTTTGGGAGTCCGTAAAAGAATATTTACTAGAAGACCTTGCTTCCATGAAAATGGGAGGAACTGAAGATTTTGGTAATTTCATCAATGCTGTAATTGATGAAAAAGCTTTTGATAAAATAAGTGGCTATATCGAAGCTGCCAAAACTGCTCCGAATGTAGAAATACTTGCCGGAGGAAATTGTGATAAAACCAAAGGCTTTTTTATTGAGCCTACCGTGATCTTAGTGCATGATCCTATGTACAAAACCATGGTAGAAGAGATTTTCGGTCCAGTCCTGACCATCTATGTTTATCAGGCCAACCATTTTGAAGAAGCACTGGAGCTGGTGGACCAAAGCTCTCCCTATGCCCTCACCGGTGCAATCTTCTCCAAAGACAGGTATGCTGTAGAAATGGCTACCAGTAAACTTCGACACGCTGCGGGCAACTTCTACATCAATGACAAGCCTACAGGCGCCGTCGTGGGCCAACAGCCTTTCGGAGGATCAAGGGCCTCGGGAACAAATGACAAAGCAGGCTCAATGATTAATTTACTTAGGTGGGTTTCTCCAAGAACCATTAAAGAAACCTTTGTCAGTGCCACAGATTATAGGTATCCATTCCTGGAATCAGAAAAATGA
- a CDS encoding glycoside hydrolase family 32 protein: protein MKGVKQILALSFIVMIGFSCQTKTKEEAVSEISTFNEYNEPFRSQFHFSPPANWMNDPNGMVFHKGEYHLFYQYYPDSNVWGPMHWGHATSKNLVEWENLPFAIAPDSLGWIFSGSAVFDSENSSGLGTAENPPLVAIYTYHDNVKGDAGRIDFQTQGIAYSLDDGVTWDKFKGNPVLANPGIKDFRDPKVTKVEIEGKTAWIMSLAVKDKISFYSSPNLIEWTHESDFNPAWAAYGGVWECPDLFPLTSPEGDQKWILLVSINPGGPNGGSATQYFVGDFDGESFTTNQKDIKWLDHGTDNYAGVTWSNVPDSDGRKLFIGWMSNWDYAQVVPTEVWRSAMTFPRTLSLYREGEELWLASNPVKELEQLRDQPSVVKGVKVVLENELLEISLKPKAGDFSATFENEYGEILVIGKRADELFIDRRNSGLTDFKDGFASVMTAPLNELKINELRILLDRSSVEVFVNDGALAMTALVFPEHGYSDLLLDGFEAENKLYSLKSIW from the coding sequence ATGAAAGGAGTTAAGCAGATTCTAGCATTGTCTTTTATTGTAATGATCGGATTTTCTTGCCAAACCAAAACCAAAGAGGAGGCTGTTTCGGAGATTTCTACTTTCAACGAATACAATGAGCCATTCAGGTCTCAGTTTCATTTCAGTCCCCCAGCCAATTGGATGAATGATCCCAATGGTATGGTTTTCCACAAAGGAGAATACCACCTTTTTTACCAGTACTATCCAGATAGCAATGTTTGGGGTCCTATGCATTGGGGACATGCAACCTCTAAAAATCTTGTGGAGTGGGAAAATTTGCCCTTTGCCATAGCTCCGGATAGCCTAGGATGGATTTTTTCTGGTTCTGCTGTGTTTGATAGTGAAAATAGCAGTGGTTTAGGTACTGCTGAGAACCCACCTTTGGTTGCCATCTACACCTATCATGATAATGTAAAAGGAGATGCCGGAAGGATTGATTTTCAGACCCAGGGCATTGCCTACAGTCTGGATGATGGTGTTACCTGGGATAAATTCAAGGGTAATCCTGTTCTCGCCAATCCGGGAATTAAGGATTTCAGAGATCCCAAAGTGACTAAAGTCGAGATTGAAGGCAAGACAGCTTGGATAATGTCATTGGCGGTAAAGGATAAAATAAGCTTTTATTCATCCCCCAATCTAATAGAATGGACCCATGAAAGTGATTTTAACCCTGCTTGGGCTGCGTATGGCGGTGTTTGGGAATGTCCGGATCTATTTCCTTTGACAAGCCCAGAAGGAGATCAAAAATGGATTTTATTGGTAAGCATTAATCCTGGTGGACCAAACGGGGGATCGGCGACCCAGTATTTTGTCGGCGATTTTGATGGGGAAAGCTTTACTACCAATCAGAAAGATATAAAATGGTTAGATCATGGGACAGACAATTATGCCGGGGTGACCTGGTCCAATGTTCCTGATTCGGATGGGCGTAAACTATTTATCGGTTGGATGAGTAATTGGGACTATGCACAAGTAGTACCTACAGAAGTTTGGCGTTCAGCTATGACTTTTCCAAGAACTTTGTCCTTGTACAGGGAAGGGGAAGAACTATGGCTGGCCTCTAATCCCGTGAAAGAGTTGGAGCAATTAAGGGATCAGCCTTCTGTTGTAAAAGGGGTGAAAGTAGTACTTGAAAATGAACTGTTAGAGATTTCTCTTAAACCAAAAGCAGGTGATTTCTCGGCCACTTTTGAAAATGAGTATGGAGAAATTCTAGTTATCGGTAAAAGAGCAGATGAGTTATTTATTGACAGAAGGAATTCAGGTCTTACGGACTTTAAGGATGGTTTTGCTTCGGTAATGACTGCCCCGCTCAATGAACTTAAAATAAATGAGCTAAGGATACTTTTGGACCGGTCCTCTGTTGAGGTATTTGTCAATGATGGAGCTCTTGCAATGACAGCCTTGGTTTTTCCTGAACATGGCTATTCCGATCTTTTATTAGATGGCTTTGAAGCAGAGAACAAGCTTTATTCACTTAAAAGTATATGGTAA
- a CDS encoding sensor histidine kinase: MKRKFQDLASLDLYKNREKVKWAIFIFSFVIGLGSIYYTNTLVEELKIREKRQVDLYAEALEYASVNSDNLTFVFQVIIQENKSIPVITVNSSGEPMEYKNINIPTNSSEEEVKIYLLEELESMKELYEPISLSDDVFIYYRNSDLLTRLQYYPYVQLSVILVFGLLAYAFFNQSKVAEQNRLWAGLTKETAHQLGTPLASLMAWIDYLKNSPVYDENKEVILEIEKDINKLTMVTERFSNIGSTPVIKPENVYQVVGDAINYLRPRISNKVSIELNSHAENIHAQMNRSLFEWVIENVCKNAVDAMKGQGAIRINIVKESEQFVFVDISDTGKGIEKKMLSKVFNPGFTTRKRGWGLGLTLAKRIMEGYHNGRIFVNTSELGKGTTFRIVLHGVKELDE, encoded by the coding sequence ATGAAGAGAAAATTCCAAGACCTAGCATCTTTAGATTTATATAAAAACAGGGAGAAGGTAAAATGGGCTATATTTATTTTTTCCTTTGTTATAGGTTTAGGCTCAATATATTATACCAATACACTGGTAGAAGAGCTTAAAATTCGGGAAAAACGCCAAGTGGATTTGTATGCCGAAGCCTTAGAATATGCCTCTGTAAATTCAGACAATCTAACCTTTGTTTTTCAGGTGATTATTCAGGAAAATAAATCTATTCCTGTAATTACCGTGAATTCCAGTGGAGAGCCCATGGAATATAAAAACATCAATATCCCGACCAATAGCTCGGAGGAAGAAGTCAAGATTTATCTATTGGAGGAATTGGAGTCCATGAAAGAGCTGTATGAACCGATTAGCCTTTCTGATGATGTTTTTATTTATTACAGAAACTCGGACCTACTTACCCGATTGCAGTATTATCCTTATGTGCAGCTTTCGGTTATTTTGGTTTTTGGCCTTCTGGCTTATGCCTTCTTTAACCAAAGTAAAGTAGCTGAGCAAAACAGATTGTGGGCTGGATTGACCAAGGAAACTGCCCATCAATTGGGAACACCATTGGCTTCACTAATGGCTTGGATAGATTACCTCAAGAATTCTCCCGTATACGATGAAAATAAAGAGGTCATCCTGGAAATAGAGAAGGACATCAATAAATTGACCATGGTGACTGAGCGGTTTAGCAATATAGGAAGTACTCCTGTGATTAAGCCAGAGAATGTGTACCAGGTAGTTGGTGACGCTATTAATTATTTGAGACCAAGGATCTCCAATAAAGTCAGCATTGAACTAAATTCTCACGCAGAAAATATCCATGCTCAAATGAATAGGTCACTTTTCGAATGGGTAATAGAAAATGTCTGTAAAAATGCTGTAGATGCCATGAAGGGGCAAGGAGCCATTCGGATTAATATTGTCAAGGAAAGTGAGCAATTCGTATTTGTAGATATTTCTGATACGGGGAAGGGTATAGAAAAAAAGATGCTATCAAAGGTTTTTAATCCGGGTTTTACGACCAGAAAAAGAGGTTGGGGACTGGGATTGACCTTGGCCAAAAGAATAATGGAAGGATATCACAATGGGAGGATATTCGTAAATACATCGGAACTTGGTAAAGGAACAACTTTTAGGATAGTTCTACATGGTGTTAAAGAATTGGATGAATAA
- a CDS encoding ABC transporter permease: MGNKIFLVIQREYLARVKKRSFLLATLITPLVFPTILGLFLWVGMSDSVGEARRVIEVVDENNSFFLESNELYSFSYGELGQENAKLLVQEGARFGFLYIPDLDVSNPEGIVFYSEETPPISMISSLELSLQRKMEAYRLEALGIDPEILSAYKTNVNIQTIIVSEAGGERVSNSVVNYAIGFLAGILIYTFIFVYGNQVMQGVIEEKSSRIIEILVSSLKPFQLMMGKIIGIGAVGLTQFLIWILLISAVSSLVMGYFGMKMPQQQILEMSGQQGVFPTEGNPELLEILQMVQGLDFVQITLTFLIYFVGGYLLYGAFFAAIGAAVDSPSDAQQFMFPVTIPLLVAYMGLFIFVLDDPNSNVSFWLSVIPFTSPVAMMGRVSFGVPWHHLALSISLLVLGFLSTTWLAGKIYRIGILVHGSKVNYKVLWKWIKQN; encoded by the coding sequence ATGGGGAATAAAATCTTCTTAGTCATACAAAGAGAATACCTGGCAAGAGTTAAAAAACGCTCCTTCCTCCTCGCAACACTTATAACTCCTCTAGTTTTCCCTACCATTCTAGGCTTGTTTTTATGGGTAGGAATGTCAGACTCTGTAGGTGAAGCCAGGAGAGTGATAGAGGTGGTTGATGAAAACAATTCATTTTTTTTAGAGAGCAATGAATTGTATTCCTTTTCTTATGGGGAGTTGGGACAGGAAAACGCCAAATTATTGGTGCAAGAGGGAGCCAGGTTTGGTTTTCTTTATATCCCTGATCTGGATGTCTCAAATCCAGAAGGTATCGTTTTTTATAGTGAGGAAACCCCGCCAATTTCAATGATTTCGAGCTTGGAATTGTCCCTTCAAAGAAAAATGGAAGCATATAGGCTGGAAGCTTTGGGCATTGACCCGGAGATCCTTTCTGCATACAAGACGAATGTAAATATTCAAACGATTATAGTTAGCGAAGCTGGAGGAGAGCGCGTTTCAAACTCAGTAGTAAATTATGCCATTGGTTTTCTTGCCGGTATACTGATTTATACCTTTATTTTCGTTTATGGTAACCAAGTCATGCAAGGTGTGATAGAGGAAAAATCCAGTAGAATTATAGAGATTTTGGTTTCCTCATTAAAGCCTTTCCAGTTGATGATGGGGAAAATTATTGGTATTGGTGCTGTTGGTTTGACGCAATTTCTAATATGGATTCTATTAATAAGTGCAGTCTCTTCCTTGGTTATGGGATATTTTGGCATGAAAATGCCACAGCAGCAAATATTAGAGATGTCTGGTCAGCAAGGAGTATTTCCTACAGAAGGAAACCCTGAATTATTAGAAATCTTACAGATGGTTCAAGGTCTGGATTTTGTACAGATTACTTTGACATTTTTGATTTATTTTGTCGGTGGATATTTATTGTATGGAGCATTTTTTGCGGCAATTGGGGCCGCAGTAGACAGCCCTTCTGATGCCCAACAGTTTATGTTCCCTGTTACAATTCCATTATTGGTTGCGTACATGGGGCTGTTTATTTTTGTATTAGACGATCCCAATAGTAATGTCTCTTTTTGGCTTTCTGTCATCCCCTTTACCTCTCCAGTGGCCATGATGGGAAGGGTTAGTTTTGGCGTTCCATGGCACCATTTGGCACTTTCTATTTCCCTTTTGGTACTTGGGTTTTTGTCCACTACCTGGCTTGCAGGAAAAATATACCGAATAGGAATATTGGTGCATGGCTCTAAAGTGAATTATAAAGTGCTATGGAAATGGATAAAGCAAAACTAG
- a CDS encoding ABC transporter ATP-binding protein, producing MEILSIRSLNKSYGSHVALKNFDLSVDQGKIFGLLGPNGAGKTTLIRIVNQIIDQDSGDIFINGEPLRMEHVRNIGYLPEERGLYKGMKVKEQLLYFAQIKGLSKNEAKQKITDWLDRLNLTQWKDKKIQDLSKGMAQKVQFIATVIHRPDLLILDEPFSGFDPVNAEIIKNEILELKNQGVTIVLSTHRMESVELLCDQIAMINRSEKILDGTVKTIKDEAKTNVFRVKMIPGSVDFVPEGENLLIQDGFMEFKLSLNEQKPNDVLKALMNEGEILGFEEIVPSIEEIFIQKINESHGE from the coding sequence TTGGAAATATTAAGCATTCGATCATTAAATAAATCCTATGGATCACATGTAGCACTCAAAAATTTTGATCTCTCTGTTGATCAAGGTAAGATTTTTGGGTTGCTGGGCCCCAATGGAGCGGGTAAAACAACACTCATCAGGATAGTAAATCAAATTATAGACCAAGACTCTGGGGATATTTTTATTAATGGAGAGCCCTTGAGGATGGAGCATGTTAGAAATATCGGTTACCTTCCTGAGGAAAGAGGTCTTTATAAAGGGATGAAAGTTAAAGAGCAATTGTTGTATTTTGCTCAAATTAAAGGCCTCAGTAAGAATGAAGCCAAACAAAAAATCACCGATTGGCTGGATAGGCTTAATCTCACCCAATGGAAGGATAAAAAAATCCAGGACCTGTCTAAGGGAATGGCGCAGAAAGTGCAATTTATAGCCACTGTTATCCACCGTCCGGATTTATTAATTTTGGACGAACCTTTTTCCGGGTTTGATCCTGTGAATGCAGAGATTATTAAAAATGAAATTCTTGAATTGAAAAACCAAGGGGTAACCATTGTCCTTTCTACCCATAGGATGGAGTCCGTTGAATTACTCTGCGACCAAATAGCAATGATCAATCGGTCAGAGAAAATTTTGGACGGAACGGTGAAAACGATAAAGGATGAAGCAAAAACCAATGTTTTTCGGGTCAAAATGATCCCGGGAAGTGTGGATTTTGTTCCAGAAGGAGAAAATTTGCTTATCCAAGACGGATTTATGGAATTTAAGTTGAGCTTGAATGAGCAGAAGCCTAATGATGTCTTGAAAGCACTCATGAACGAAGGGGAGATTCTTGGTTTTGAAGAAATCGTTCCCAGTATAGAAGAGATATTCATTCAAAAAATTAATGAAAGTCATGGGGAATAA
- the dnaJ gene encoding molecular chaperone DnaJ has product MAKRDYYEVLGIAKNASPEEIKKAYRKLAIKFHPDKNPGDPTAEDKFKEGAEAYEVLSNPEKKQRYDQFGHQGVSGNGGFGGGGGMNMDDIFSQFGDIFGGGGGFDSFFGGGGRSSRRTRKGTNLRVKLKLNLKELAHGVEKKIKVKRHMIADGVTFKTCSTCQGQGQIKKVVNTMLGQMVSASTCPTCEGSGQIVDKRPPNANANGLVVKEEIIPINIPAGVSEGMQLSLSSKGNEVPGGVAGDLLILIEEIEDGELVRDGNNVVYDLYLSFIDVALGASLEVPTIDGKVKIKIDPGTQAGKILRLKGKGIKELNGYGKGDQLIHINVWTPKEVSKEEREKLESLRDSENFKPNPGNSEKSIFDKVKEFF; this is encoded by the coding sequence ATGGCTAAAAGAGATTATTACGAAGTGCTGGGAATAGCAAAAAATGCCAGCCCGGAAGAAATAAAGAAGGCTTACAGAAAATTGGCCATTAAATTTCACCCAGATAAAAATCCAGGTGATCCTACTGCTGAAGACAAGTTTAAGGAAGGCGCGGAAGCGTATGAGGTTCTGAGTAATCCGGAGAAAAAACAACGCTATGATCAGTTTGGTCATCAGGGTGTCAGTGGCAACGGCGGCTTTGGTGGCGGCGGTGGGATGAATATGGATGACATATTCTCTCAGTTTGGAGACATCTTTGGTGGCGGAGGTGGATTTGATTCTTTTTTTGGTGGAGGGGGACGAAGTTCCAGACGAACTAGAAAAGGAACCAATCTTCGGGTAAAATTAAAACTTAATCTTAAAGAACTCGCTCATGGAGTAGAGAAGAAAATCAAGGTTAAGCGTCATATGATTGCTGATGGCGTAACTTTCAAAACCTGTTCTACTTGTCAAGGACAAGGACAAATTAAGAAAGTGGTCAATACCATGTTAGGTCAGATGGTGTCAGCAAGTACATGTCCTACTTGTGAAGGTAGTGGACAGATTGTAGATAAAAGACCGCCAAATGCCAATGCCAATGGTTTGGTAGTGAAGGAAGAAATAATTCCTATCAATATACCTGCGGGTGTTTCTGAAGGTATGCAACTTAGCTTATCCAGTAAAGGGAATGAAGTACCTGGTGGTGTAGCAGGTGATTTATTGATCCTTATTGAAGAAATTGAAGATGGAGAATTGGTTCGAGATGGCAATAATGTCGTTTATGACCTATACTTGAGCTTTATTGATGTGGCCCTTGGAGCTTCCTTGGAAGTGCCAACCATAGATGGTAAAGTTAAAATCAAAATTGATCCAGGAACTCAAGCAGGAAAAATCCTGAGATTAAAAGGGAAAGGGATTAAAGAGCTTAACGGATACGGTAAAGGGGATCAATTGATACATATTAATGTGTGGACACCTAAAGAAGTGAGCAAAGAAGAAAGAGAAAAGCTGGAATCACTAAGAGATTCTGAAAATTTCAAACCAAATCCAGGAAATTCTGAGAAAAGTATATTTGATAAAGTTAAAGAATTTTTCTAA
- a CDS encoding nucleotide exchange factor GrpE, which produces MTDKVNEEMDQGLDQPDTVENLKNGEDLKKDSQEETKDEESVDMEDASDSLSKENQELKDKYVRLYSEFENFRRRTAKEKLEMIDTASKNIIQEILPVLDDFERSFKIEGNDQEGSRLIYSKLSKVLESKGLKPMDDLVGKAFDAEYHEAITQIPAPSEDLKGKIVDVVEKGYMLSDKVVRFAKVVIGN; this is translated from the coding sequence ATGACAGATAAAGTGAATGAAGAAATGGATCAAGGTCTTGATCAGCCAGATACAGTTGAAAACCTTAAAAATGGAGAAGATCTGAAAAAGGATTCCCAAGAAGAGACAAAAGACGAAGAATCGGTTGATATGGAAGATGCGTCGGACAGTTTGTCAAAAGAAAATCAAGAACTGAAAGATAAGTATGTCAGACTTTATTCTGAGTTTGAGAATTTTCGTAGGAGAACAGCAAAGGAGAAGTTGGAAATGATTGATACGGCTTCCAAGAACATAATTCAGGAAATCCTTCCCGTCTTAGATGATTTTGAAAGATCATTTAAAATAGAAGGCAATGACCAGGAAGGTAGCAGACTGATATATAGTAAATTAAGTAAGGTTCTTGAATCCAAAGGTTTGAAGCCTATGGATGATTTGGTAGGGAAAGCTTTTGATGCAGAATATCACGAAGCAATCACTCAAATCCCTGCCCCTTCTGAGGATCTGAAAGGAAAAATTGTAGATGTTGTTGAAAAAGGATACATGCTTTCTGATAAAGTAGTTCGATTTGCAAAAGTGGTAATAGGAAATTAA
- the obgE gene encoding GTPase ObgE has product MAGSNFIDYVKFCSRSGAGGSGSVHFRREKHVPKGGPDGGDGGRGGHIILRGNAQLWTLLHLKYKKHVIADRGNNGEGGRRKGADGHDVVLEVPIGTVAKVAETGEVRCEITEDGQEFILTPGGKGGQGNDHFKTSTNQAPHYAQPGGEGIEEWIIMELKLLADVGLVGFPNAGKSTLLASVSAAKPEIADYAFTTLIPNLGVVDYRDGKSFVMADIPGIIEGAAEGKGLGLRFLRHIERNSILLFLVPADADHIGEQYAILLDEIKRYNPELLDKKRILAISKADLLDEELMEALKPEIPEGIPHLFFSSVTGFQLPALKDLIWRALQ; this is encoded by the coding sequence GTGGCAGGATCCAATTTTATTGATTATGTGAAATTTTGTTCCCGATCTGGAGCAGGAGGGAGTGGATCAGTACATTTCAGAAGAGAAAAGCACGTCCCTAAAGGGGGACCTGATGGTGGTGATGGTGGAAGAGGGGGGCATATTATTCTGAGAGGAAATGCTCAACTATGGACACTTTTACATCTCAAATACAAAAAACATGTCATTGCGGACAGAGGAAACAATGGAGAAGGAGGAAGAAGAAAAGGAGCAGATGGACATGATGTTGTTTTAGAGGTGCCTATCGGTACTGTTGCTAAGGTAGCAGAAACTGGTGAGGTCAGATGTGAAATCACCGAAGATGGACAAGAATTTATTTTGACTCCAGGAGGTAAAGGTGGTCAGGGTAATGACCATTTCAAAACTTCAACCAATCAGGCCCCGCATTATGCTCAGCCTGGAGGTGAAGGAATAGAGGAATGGATCATTATGGAACTGAAGCTTTTGGCAGATGTAGGTCTTGTAGGCTTTCCAAATGCAGGTAAATCAACTTTACTGGCAAGTGTGTCTGCTGCGAAACCTGAAATCGCTGATTATGCCTTCACCACTCTGATACCTAATTTAGGTGTGGTCGATTATAGAGATGGGAAATCTTTCGTGATGGCTGACATTCCAGGTATTATAGAAGGCGCTGCTGAAGGGAAGGGCTTAGGACTTCGTTTCCTTAGACATATAGAGCGAAATTCTATCCTTTTGTTTTTAGTACCTGCAGATGCAGATCATATCGGTGAACAATACGCCATTTTATTGGATGAAATCAAACGCTACAATCCAGAGCTTTTAGATAAAAAGCGAATTTTGGCTATATCAAAAGCGGACCTGTTGGATGAAGAACTAATGGAGGCACTGAAGCCTGAGATACCTGAAGGTATCCCTCACCTCTTTTTCTCTTCGGTTACAGGTTTTCAATTGCCAGCCCTTAAGGATTTGATATGGAGGGCATTGCAGTAA
- a CDS encoding adenylate kinase: MLNIVLFGPPGAGKGTQSEKLIEKYNIEHISTGDLFRKHLGEGTALGKLARKYMDEGNLVPDEVVIGMVEDKINHSLDANGVIFDGFPRTVAQAEALDELLTKKGTAISGMVALEVPEEELKNRLKERGKTSGRSDDQDEEKIKNRIKVYNDETLPVANYYQKQGKFSGIHGVGAIDEIFQKICAVVDKY; the protein is encoded by the coding sequence ATGTTAAATATCGTTTTGTTTGGCCCTCCCGGAGCTGGTAAAGGGACCCAAAGTGAAAAGTTGATAGAAAAATACAATATTGAACACATATCTACCGGAGATCTATTCAGGAAGCACTTGGGTGAAGGTACCGCTTTAGGAAAGTTGGCCCGCAAATATATGGATGAGGGGAATCTTGTTCCCGACGAAGTAGTAATCGGTATGGTAGAAGATAAGATAAACCATTCATTGGATGCCAATGGGGTTATTTTTGATGGTTTTCCACGTACTGTAGCTCAAGCGGAAGCCCTTGACGAATTGTTGACAAAAAAGGGGACAGCCATTTCTGGCATGGTGGCTCTTGAAGTGCCTGAGGAAGAATTGAAAAACCGTCTTAAAGAAAGAGGAAAGACTTCAGGTAGGTCAGATGATCAGGATGAAGAAAAAATTAAAAATAGAATTAAAGTTTATAATGATGAGACTTTACCTGTTGCCAATTATTATCAAAAGCAGGGTAAGTTCTCCGGAATTCATGGTGTTGGTGCCATCGATGAAATCTTTCAAAAAATTTGTGCTGTTGTAGATAAGTATTAA
- the hpt gene encoding hypoxanthine phosphoribosyltransferase, whose translation MIKLKNLFFEPFLTEKVILKRVKELAASINNDYQTKNPIFLAVLNGSFMFMSDICKEISVEMSVSFIKVASYSGLKSQGSVKDLIGLDESLKGKDVIIIEDIVDTGNSMAHLLEMINKEQPSSVELVSLLFKPDVLVKPIKIKYVGFEIPDLFVVGYGLDYQGQGRNLRDIYQIVENN comes from the coding sequence ATGATTAAGTTAAAAAATTTATTTTTTGAGCCCTTTCTTACAGAAAAAGTCATTCTTAAGAGGGTGAAAGAACTTGCTGCCTCCATTAATAATGATTATCAGACAAAAAATCCTATATTTTTGGCTGTTTTGAACGGTAGTTTTATGTTTATGTCGGATATTTGTAAGGAAATTTCTGTTGAGATGTCTGTCAGTTTTATTAAAGTAGCCTCTTATTCCGGCTTGAAATCTCAAGGAAGTGTCAAAGATTTGATCGGTTTGGATGAGTCTCTTAAAGGAAAAGACGTGATCATTATAGAGGATATTGTAGATACCGGCAATAGTATGGCGCACCTTTTGGAGATGATTAATAAGGAGCAGCCAAGCAGTGTGGAGCTTGTTAGCTTATTGTTTAAGCCTGATGTATTAGTCAAACCGATTAAGATCAAATACGTAGGTTTTGAAATTCCCGACCTTTTTGTGGTAGGATATGGGCTGGATTACCAAGGACAAGGCAGGAATTTACGTGATATTTACCAAATTGTTGAAAATAATTAA